One genomic window of Cololabis saira isolate AMF1-May2022 chromosome 3, fColSai1.1, whole genome shotgun sequence includes the following:
- the pou3f2b gene encoding POU domain, class 3, transcription factor 2, with translation MATAASNHYSILTSSASIVHSEPGSMQQATAYRDAQSLLQGDYPLQSNSHTLSHAHQWITALSQHGDAAPWATSALAAEQDIKPSVQGARDDSMHSSSNNLQQQQQQHQPRPPPHLQVHQTHGNHHDARAWRTTTAHINGQSLVYSQPGFVGVNGLLAGGPGGPGGLQHHHSSLQRDEEHHSPHLSEHGHPAQTQQHQQQHQHRGQSHHHDHSDEDTPTSDDLEQFAKQFKQRRIKLGFTQADVGLALGTLYGNVFSQTTICRFEALQLSFKNMCKLKPLLNKWLEEADSTSGSPTSLDKIAAQGRKRKKRTSIEVSVKGALESHFLKCPKPAASEIIGLADSLHLEKEVVRVWFCNRRQKEKRMTPPGGALPGGEDVYGDTPPHHGVQTPVQ, from the coding sequence ATGGCGACCGCAGCGTCTAACCACTACAGCATCCTCACCTCCAGCGCATCCATCGTGCACTCGGAGCCCGGCAGCATGCAGCAAGCCACGGCGTACCGGGACGCGCAGAGCCTGTTGCAGGGCGACTACCCGCTGCAAAGCAACAGCCACACGCTCAGCCACGCGCACCAGTGGATCACGGCGCTGTCCCAGCACGGAGACGCGGCCCCGTGGGCGACCAGCGCGCTGGCCGCGGAGCAGGACATCAAGCCCTCCGTGCAGGGCGCCAGGGACGACAGCATGCACAGCTCCAGCAacaacctgcagcagcagcagcagcagcaccagccgcGGCCGCCGCCGCACCTGCAGGTGCACCAGACGCACGGGAACCACCACGACGCGCGGGCGTGGAGGACGACCACGGCGCACATCAACGGCCAGAGCCTCGTCTACTCGCAGCCGGGCTTCGTCGGCGTGAACGGGCTGCTGGCCGGcgggccgggggggccgggggggctgCAGCACCACCACAGCAGCCTGCAGCGGGACGAGGAGCACCACAGCCCGCACCTGAGCGAGCACGGACACCCGGCgcagacccagcagcaccagcagcagcaccagcaccgcGGACAGAGCCACCACCACGACCACTCGGACGAGGACACGCCGACCTCCGACGACCTGGAGCAGTTCGCCAAGCAGTTCAAGCAGCGCCGGATCAAGCTGGGCTTCACGCAGGCGGACGTGGGGCTCGCCCTGGGGACCCTGTACGGAAATGTCTTTTCCCAGACCACGATATGCAGGTTCGAGGCCCTGCAGCTCAGCTTCAAGAACATGTGCAAGCTGAAGCCTCTGTTGAACAAGTGGCTGGAGGAGGCGGACTCCACGTCGGGCAGCCCCACCAGCCTGGACAAGATAGCGGCGCAGGGGAGGAAACGGAAAAAACGGACCTCCATCGAGGTGAGCGTAAAGGGAGCTCTGGAGAGCCATTTTTTGAAGTGCCCTAAGCCGGCGGCGTCGGAAATAATCGGCCTGGCGGACAGTCTACACCTggaaaaagaagtggtgcgggTTTGGTTTTGTAACAGGAGACAGAAGGAGAAGCGCATGACGCCCCCCGGAGGAGCGCTGCCGGGCGGGGAGGACGTGTACGGGGACACGCCGCCGCACCACGGGGTCCAGACGCCGGTCCAGTGA
- the fbxl4 gene encoding F-box/LRR-repeat protein 4, with protein sequence MLTLLSMFYYICLRRRSRSGTRGEALNSRRAVESGQRAVLPVNVEVEQYAKEVLDFSSHYGSENSMSYTMWNLAGVPNVYPSSGDFTQTAVFRAYGTWWEQCASAPLRFRRTPHGFYSQDYIELGFEEPVYPTAVEVFETYYPGAIVQILACSHNPFSQNPPTDVRWEVLWSGEPTKMLTPQARQFSPKIKHINFPTNLLRLEVNSSLLDYYTELDAVILRGVKERPMLALYKMPLIDIGDLSGSEEDLSDLGGPFRLGGDGKHPMTGNGYFDKLPYELIQLILSHLTLPDLCRLAQSCKLLHQHCCDPLQYTQLSLQPYWARLSDASLGHLQSRCTLLQRLNLSWTGNRGALTLTGFSSFLKACGLSLVCLEMSCCHFLNEACLEVISQTCPALQELNLSSCDRLHPQAFTHISKLTHLRRLVLYRTKIEQTAILTILTFCVELRHLNLGSCVRIEDYDVVASMLATRCRKLCSLDLWRCRNLTDRGLTELVFGCRTLEELDLGWCPTLQSSTGCFQQLARSLPRLRKLFLTANRTVCDSDIEELAACCPSLQHLDILGTRLVSAASLKKLLQSCPQLRLLDISFCSQIDMRVVQELSGLFPKVGIRKSFTQ encoded by the exons ATGTTAACCCTCTTGAGCATGTTTTACTATATATGTCTACGGCGGCGCTCCAGGAGTGGGACTCGAGGTGAGGCCCTGAACAGTCGGCGGGCCGTGGAGTCTGGCCAGCGAGCGGTCCTACCGGTCAATGTGGAGGTAGAGCAGTATGCCAAGGAGGTTCTGGACTTCAGCTCCCACTATGGCAGTGAGAACAGCATGTCGTACACCATGTGGAACCTGGCGGGGGTGCCCAACGTGTATCCCAGCTCAGGAGACTTCACTCAGACAGCTGTGTTCAGGGCCTACGGGACATGGTGGGAACAATGTGCTAGTGCTCCCCTGCGTTTCCGCCGAACCCCCCATGGCTTTTACAGCCAGGATTACATTGAGCTGGGATTTGAGGAGCCCGTCTACCCTACCGCAGTCGAGGTGTTTGAGACCTATTACCCTGGAGCCATCGTTCAGATCCTGGCCTGCTCTCACAACCCTTTCTCTCAGAACCCACCCACTGATGTCAG GTGGGAAGTGTTGTGGTCCGGTGAGCCCACCAAGATGCTGACTCCCCAAGCGCGCCAGTTTTCCCCAAAAATTAAGCATATCAACTTCCCCACCAATCTGCTGCGTCtggaggtcaacagctccctgCTGGATTACTACACCGAGCTGGACGCCGTCATCCTGCGCGGGGTGAAAGAGCGGCCCATGCTGGCACTTTATAAGATGCCCCTCATCGACATCGGGGACCTGAGTGGCAGCGAGGAGGACCTGTCGGACCTGGGAGGCCCTTTCAGGCTAGGAGGAGACGGCAAGCACCCGATGACAGGCAACGGCTACTTTGACAAACTGCCTTACGAG CTCATCCAGCTGATACTGAGCCACCTGACCCTGCCAGACCTCTGCCGTCTGGCCCAGAGCTGCAAGCTGCTGCACCAGCACTGCTGCGACCCGCTGCAGTACACCCAGCTGAGTCTCCAGCCCTACTGGGCCCGGCTGAGTGACGCCTCCCTGGGACACCTGCAGAGCCGCTGCACCCTCCTCCAGAGGCTCAACCTGTCCTGGACCGGCAACCGCGGAGCTCTCACCCTGACGGGCTTCAGCAG TTTCCTGAAGGCCTGTGGTCTCAGCCTGGTCTGCCTGGAAATGTCATGCTGTCACTTCCTGAATGAAGCCTGTCTGGAGGTCATCTCCCAGACCTGCCCTGCGTTGCAGGAGCTCAATCTGTCCTCCTGTGACCGCCTCCACCCACAGGCCTTCACACACATCTCCAAACTCACACACCTCCGCAGGCTGGTGCTCTACCGGACCAAGATAGAG CAAACGGCCATCCTCACCATTCTGACCTTCTGTGTGGAGCTGAGACACCTCAACCTGGGCAGCTGTGTGAGG ATTGAGGACTATGATGTCGTTGCCAGCATGCTGGCCACTCGCTGTCGCAAACTCTGCTCTCTGGACCTGTGGCGCTGCAGAAACCTCACAGATCGAGGGCTGACTGAGCTCGTGTTTGGTTGCAG GacgctggaggagctggaccTGGGCTGGTGTCCCACACTGCAGAGTAGCACTGGATGTTTTCAGCAGCTCGCCCGCAGCCTGCCCCGACTGCGCAAGCTGTTCCTCACCGCCAACCGCACAGTCTGCGACTCAGACATAGAAGAGCTGGCTGCCTGCTGTCCCTCGCTGCAGCATCTCGACATACTTG gtaCACGGTTGGTAAGTGCTGCCTCGCTGAAGAAACTCCTCCAGTCCTGTCCTCAACTCCGCCTCCTGGACATCTCCTTCTGCTCGCAGATAGACATGCGGGTTGTCCAAGAACTCTCCGGGCTCTTCCCCAAGGTGGGCATCAGGAAAAGTTTCACTCAGTGA